From the Desulfobaccales bacterium genome, the window GAGCTACCTACCTGGGAGAAGGCCTTGGCGGATTCCTCGTCTGGGCCCCCTTGATTAACCGGGTGGAGGTCCATCTTCTTTCTCCGGAAGAGCGAATGGCGCCCCTGGAAAAGGTCTCCCGGGGCTACCTTTAAGGAGGAGACGAGATGAGTGCAGTCAAGATCATGGCACTCTTGCTGATTGTGGCTGGCATCGTGGTGCTAATGTACGGCAAGTTCAGCTATACCAAGGAGACTCACGACATCAAACTGGGCCCGCTCGAGATGTCGATTGCGGAAAAGCAGACGGTCAACGTGCCTGTCTGGGCCGGGGTGGGGCAATATTGGGTGGTGGTATACTCCTGCTTTATGCAAGCAAGAAAAGGTAGCTCCAGAATTATATCCGCCTAAAAGGTGGGGTGCAAATTCACTAGAGGAAGGCAAACCATCATGAAACGGTTCGGAATTTATCTCGGCGGTGGGATTCTCTTGGTCATTGTCCTCTTCGGATGGTGGATATTCAGTCGCCCCGAACGCGGCACGACCGGCTCGGTCAGCACGCATTTTCGTTGGCTCGGGCCCAACGACAAGATCGTGATCGATTCCTTCGAAGACCCCAAAGTCCAGGGCGTCGTCTGTCACATCGCCCGGGCGCAAACGGGAGGGGTGAAGGGTGCATTGGGCGTGGCGGAGGACACGAGTGACGCCAGCATCGCCTGTCGTCAGTTCGGCCCGATCAAGATCGTCGGTGAGCTCAAGGACGGCGAGCGCGTCTTCGACGAGCACCGCAGCCTCGTGTTCAAGAAGCTTCAGGTTGTGCGCTTCTTCGACCGCGAGCGCAAGGTGCTGGTTTATGTGGCATACAGCGATCGGGTTATCGAGGGTAGCCCGAAGAACAGCATCAGCACGGTGCCGATCATGGGGTGGCCGGCACCATAGATTCGCACTGTGCGGCGTGGTCGGTGACATGTCGTTCGGAGCGGAGGAGAACCTTCTTGGCGAGCGATCATGCCCAGCAGATCACCACGAACGATGAAGCCTTCTTGGTCATACCGGCGGCAGCCGGAATCCAGAAAGGGAATCACAGTGAATTTTAAAGGTGGTTTGGGAGCTACCTACCTGGGAGAAGGCCTTGGCGGATTCCTCGTCTGGGCCCCCTTGATTAACCGGGTGGAGGTCCATCTTCTTTCTCCGGAAGAGCGAATGGTGCCCCTGGAGAAAGTTTCCCGGGGCTACCACTATGGCGTGGCGCCGGGGGTCAAGCCGGGAAGCCGCTATTTTTATCGTCTCGATGGGAACACCGAACGTCCTGATCCCGCGTCCAGGTTCCAGCCCGAAGGGGTCCATGGGCCCTCCCAGGTCATTGACCCTCATTTTGTTTGGGAAGAGCTGCATTGGTCCGGAATACCTCTCTCCCATTATGTGCTCTACGAACTCCATGTGGGGACCTTTACCGCTCAAGGCACCTTTGACGCCATCGTTCCCCACCTGGATGACCTGAAGGATCTGGGCATAACCGCCATTGAGATCATGCCGGTGGCGCAATTCCCGGGGGATCGCAACTGGGGCTATGACGGCGTTTACCCCTTCGCGGTGCAAAATTCTTATGGAGGTCCCGATGGGCTCAAAAGGCTGGTTGACGCCTGCCATCAGCGCGGCTTGGCGGTGATTCTGGATGTGGTTTACAACCATCTCGGGCCGGAAGGAAATTATCTCCCTGATTTTGGGCCCTACTTTACCGAACGATACCGCACTCCCTGGGGTGCAGCCATCAATTTTGACGGGCCTGACAGCGACGAAGTCAGGCGGCTCTTTATTGAGAATGCGCTCTCTTGGGTGACGGAATTTCGCCTGGATGCCTTGCGCCTGGATGCGGTGCACGGGATTTTCGACTTTTCGGCACTCCATTTTCTGCAGGAATTGGCCGCGGCGGTGCACGAGCAGGCCGAGCGGCTTAATCGCCGGATCTATGTCATTGCCGAGAGTGATTTAAACGACGTCCGGCTCGTTCGCTCCCCAGAGCTTGGTGGTTATGGCCTGGACGCCCAATGGAACGACGATTTCCATCATGCCCTCCACACGCTGCTCACCGTTGAGCAAACCGGGTACTATAAAGATTTCGGACGCATTCAAGATCTGGCGAAGGCCTTTGCCGAGGGGTTTGTCTATTCAGGAGGGTATTCCCCGGCGCGCCGGCGTCGGCACGGGAACACCTCCAAAGACCTGGCCGCGAGCCGGTT encodes:
- a CDS encoding CreA family protein — encoded protein: MKRFGIYLGGGILLVIVLFGWWIFSRPERGTTGSVSTHFRWLGPNDKIVIDSFEDPKVQGVVCHIARAQTGGVKGALGVAEDTSDASIACRQFGPIKIVGELKDGERVFDEHRSLVFKKLQVVRFFDRERKVLVYVAYSDRVIEGSPKNSISTVPIMGWPAP
- the treZ gene encoding malto-oligosyltrehalose trehalohydrolase, giving the protein MNFKGGLGATYLGEGLGGFLVWAPLINRVEVHLLSPEERMVPLEKVSRGYHYGVAPGVKPGSRYFYRLDGNTERPDPASRFQPEGVHGPSQVIDPHFVWEELHWSGIPLSHYVLYELHVGTFTAQGTFDAIVPHLDDLKDLGITAIEIMPVAQFPGDRNWGYDGVYPFAVQNSYGGPDGLKRLVDACHQRGLAVILDVVYNHLGPEGNYLPDFGPYFTERYRTPWGAAINFDGPDSDEVRRLFIENALSWVTEFRLDALRLDAVHGIFDFSALHFLQELAAAVHEQAERLNRRIYVIAESDLNDVRLVRSPELGGYGLDAQWNDDFHHALHTLLTVEQTGYYKDFGRIQDLAKAFAEGFVYSGGYSPARRRRHGNTSKDLAASRFVVCAQNHDQVGNRLQGDRLSALVSFEGLKLAAAVVLFSPFIPLLFMGEEYGETAPFPYFVSHSDPDLLDAVRRGRREDFSSLPGSAEPPDPQAEATMQSARLDHSLRHQGRHRLLYELYKEMLKLRHETRAGAELSKDHLEVACLERESTLVVRRWGREEQVAAIFHFGDTVESVNVPLPSGRWRKRLASGEQRWNGPGPDLPAVLHSDGNVSVTLTKQAFLIISLQPED